In Sphingomonas sp. PAMC26645, one DNA window encodes the following:
- a CDS encoding penicillin acylase family protein, with the protein MAIPRRARHPLILSALLLAAPSSATPVSAPPDMQRWQAQAKRVTITRDDWGIPHIKGRSDADAVFGMIYAQAEDDFPRIEANYLTALGRTAEAAGADVGEDAIWADLRQRLFVDPPTLKADYAASPPWLRTLMQAWADGLNYYLATHPQTKPRVLTRFEPWMALSFTEGSIGGDIERISLSDLKTFYGQPTPPTPEELGMIPREPSGSNGIAIAPRLTANGHALLLINPHTSFYFRSEAQMTSDEGLNAYGASTWGQFFVYQGFNPKAGWMHTSATVDNVDEFAERVTRRGGSYAYRYGTASRPVIARTVTLRVRQPDGTMAERSFTTYRTHHGPIVASKAGKWIATALMWRPVPALEQSYLRTKATDLAGYMKVAALKANSSNDTLFADSKGEIAFLMPQFMPVRDDRFDYTRPVDGSDPATDWRGLHTLPSLPSVLNPRIGWAHNTNDWPWSAAGPDSPKAADYPRYMDQVGGNARGVHADLLLTGKTGWTPDTLRAAAFDPYLPAFARLLPGLVAAWDALPASDPRRAALAAPIALLKGWDHRWAYDSTATSLAVFWGDQLWREVGSFAQAERLNVPDYIAKRVGPDAKLAALSTAVARLKQDFGDWRTPWKDINRFQRLDDSIAPHFDDSRASTPVPFTSAQWGSLASFGAKPWPGTKRYYGTSGNSFVAVVEFGARVKAMAVMAGGQSGDVRSPHFADQVSRYAEGRLRPVYFHPDELAGHVERTYRPGY; encoded by the coding sequence ATGGCAATCCCTCGGCGCGCGCGTCACCCGTTGATCCTGTCGGCCCTGCTGCTGGCCGCCCCTTCCTCGGCCACCCCCGTTTCGGCGCCCCCCGACATGCAGCGGTGGCAGGCGCAGGCCAAGCGCGTGACGATCACCCGCGACGACTGGGGCATCCCGCATATCAAGGGTCGGTCGGATGCCGATGCGGTGTTCGGAATGATCTATGCACAGGCGGAGGACGATTTCCCGCGCATCGAGGCGAATTACCTGACCGCGCTCGGCCGGACCGCCGAGGCGGCCGGCGCTGACGTAGGAGAGGACGCGATCTGGGCGGATCTTCGCCAGCGGCTGTTCGTCGATCCGCCCACGCTGAAGGCGGACTATGCTGCCAGCCCGCCATGGTTGCGCACGCTGATGCAGGCCTGGGCGGATGGTCTGAACTATTATCTCGCGACGCACCCGCAGACAAAGCCCCGCGTGCTGACCCGGTTCGAGCCGTGGATGGCGCTCAGCTTCACCGAAGGCAGCATCGGCGGCGATATCGAGCGGATCTCTCTCAGCGACCTGAAGACCTTCTACGGCCAGCCGACCCCGCCGACGCCGGAGGAACTGGGGATGATCCCGCGCGAGCCGTCCGGCTCCAACGGCATCGCCATCGCGCCCCGGCTGACCGCGAACGGTCACGCGCTGCTGCTCATCAATCCGCACACCAGCTTCTATTTCCGGTCCGAGGCGCAGATGACTAGCGACGAGGGGCTGAACGCATATGGCGCCAGCACCTGGGGCCAGTTCTTCGTCTACCAGGGCTTCAATCCGAAGGCCGGGTGGATGCACACCTCGGCGACGGTCGACAACGTCGACGAGTTCGCCGAACGGGTCACGCGGCGTGGCGGCAGCTATGCCTATCGCTACGGAACGGCCAGCCGGCCGGTCATCGCACGCACTGTTACGCTGCGAGTCCGCCAGCCCGATGGGACGATGGCCGAGCGCAGCTTCACCACCTATCGCACGCATCACGGCCCGATCGTCGCCTCCAAGGCCGGCAAATGGATCGCCACCGCGCTGATGTGGCGCCCGGTGCCCGCGCTCGAGCAAAGCTATCTGCGGACCAAGGCGACCGATCTCGCGGGCTACATGAAGGTCGCGGCGTTGAAGGCGAATTCGTCGAACGACACGCTGTTCGCCGACAGCAAGGGCGAGATCGCGTTCCTGATGCCGCAGTTCATGCCGGTTCGCGACGATCGCTTCGACTATACCCGCCCGGTCGACGGCAGCGACCCCGCGACCGACTGGCGTGGCCTGCATACGCTCCCCAGCCTGCCGAGCGTGCTCAACCCGCGCATAGGGTGGGCGCACAACACCAACGACTGGCCGTGGAGCGCGGCGGGGCCGGACAGCCCCAAGGCGGCGGATTATCCGCGCTACATGGACCAGGTCGGCGGCAATGCGCGCGGCGTCCATGCCGACCTGTTGCTGACGGGGAAGACCGGCTGGACACCCGACACGCTGCGAGCCGCCGCGTTCGATCCCTATCTCCCCGCCTTTGCGCGATTGCTGCCCGGACTGGTCGCGGCATGGGACGCACTTCCCGCCAGCGATCCGCGTCGCGCCGCGCTTGCCGCACCGATCGCGCTGCTCAAGGGCTGGGACCATCGCTGGGCCTATGATTCCACCGCGACCAGCCTCGCGGTCTTCTGGGGCGACCAATTGTGGCGCGAGGTCGGCAGCTTCGCGCAGGCGGAGAGGCTGAACGTCCCCGACTATATCGCCAAGCGGGTCGGCCCGGATGCGAAGCTCGCCGCGCTGAGCACGGCCGTCGCCCGGCTCAAGCAGGATTTCGGCGACTGGCGGACGCCGTGGAAGGACATCAACCGCTTCCAGCGGCTCGACGATTCGATCGCACCGCATTTCGACGACAGCCGCGCCTCGACCCCTGTGCCGTTCACCTCGGCGCAGTGGGGCAGCCTCGCGTCGTTCGGCGCGAAGCCGTGGCCGGGGACGAAGCGCTATTACGGCACCAGCGGCAACAGCTTCGTCGCGGTGGTCGAGTTCGGCGCGCGGGTGAAGGCGATGGCGGTCATGGCCGGCGGCCAGAGCGGCGACGTCCGATCGCCGCATTTCGCCGACCAGGTATCGCGCTACGCCGAGGGACGGTTGCGGCCGGTCTATTTCCATCCCGACGAACTCGCGGGGCACGTCGAACGAACCTATCGACCGGGTTACTGA
- a CDS encoding DNA polymerase Y family protein yields the protein MRPHLFVGRAETPIAFVETVSGGVRLKALDREAVRAGLQPGLTLADARARVPELEVYEHDAHADHEWLERLADGCQRYTPSVALDEPDGLILDIAGCVHEFEGERRLAADLEERLARRGLLVRHAFGDTPDTARALARYAGAPAPDEKRAVKRLPVAALGLDEDATTALSRAGLKTVGDVMARPLATIAARFGEEAAMMIRRLDGSVKGPIIARRTVAKIGVERRFAEPIARTEYALEMLAELATEAAAQLADRHEGGRRWEARLFRADGLVQRLRIETGQPTRDVALLMRLFRERIDSLADPLDPGFGYDLVRLDVALAEKLDASQLKLEGGEAQKGEVAQLVDQLGTRLGRARVRRFSARDSHIPEQAELMLPAAEAPAPTPWTAPETGEPPLRPIYLFDPPQPIESMMAEVPDGPPHRFRWRRTVHDVAHSEGPERIAGEWWRRQDIPTRDYYRIEDRRGRRFWIFRHGLYSEMEAPRWYLHGVFA from the coding sequence ATGCGGCCGCATTTGTTCGTCGGACGGGCTGAGACGCCGATCGCGTTCGTCGAGACGGTCTCGGGCGGGGTGCGGCTGAAGGCGCTGGACCGCGAGGCGGTGCGGGCGGGGCTCCAGCCGGGGCTGACGCTGGCGGATGCGCGGGCGCGGGTGCCCGAACTGGAGGTGTACGAGCATGACGCGCATGCCGATCACGAATGGCTCGAGCGGCTCGCGGACGGGTGCCAGCGATACACGCCCTCGGTGGCGCTCGACGAACCCGATGGGCTGATCCTCGATATTGCCGGGTGCGTGCACGAGTTCGAAGGCGAGCGGCGATTGGCCGCCGATCTGGAGGAGCGCCTTGCACGCCGGGGGCTGTTGGTGCGTCACGCGTTTGGCGATACGCCCGATACGGCGCGGGCGCTGGCGCGGTATGCGGGGGCGCCGGCTCCGGATGAAAAGCGTGCGGTGAAGCGGTTGCCGGTGGCGGCGCTGGGCCTCGACGAGGATGCGACGACTGCCTTGTCGCGCGCGGGGCTGAAGACGGTCGGCGACGTGATGGCGCGACCGCTCGCAACGATCGCGGCTCGGTTCGGCGAGGAGGCGGCGATGATGATCCGCCGGCTCGACGGGTCGGTGAAGGGGCCGATCATCGCGCGTCGCACGGTGGCCAAGATCGGTGTCGAGCGTCGCTTCGCCGAACCGATCGCGCGTACCGAATACGCACTGGAGATGCTCGCCGAACTCGCCACCGAAGCCGCGGCTCAGCTTGCCGACCGCCACGAAGGCGGCCGACGGTGGGAGGCGCGCCTCTTCCGTGCCGACGGCCTCGTCCAGCGGCTGCGGATCGAGACCGGCCAGCCGACGCGCGACGTGGCGCTGTTGATGCGGTTGTTCCGCGAACGGATCGACAGCCTCGCCGACCCGCTCGATCCGGGGTTCGGCTATGATCTCGTCCGGCTCGACGTTGCGCTCGCGGAGAAGCTCGATGCGTCGCAGTTGAAGCTGGAGGGCGGCGAGGCGCAGAAGGGTGAGGTCGCGCAACTCGTCGACCAGCTTGGCACGCGACTGGGGCGGGCGCGGGTACGCCGGTTCTCGGCGCGCGACAGCCATATCCCCGAGCAGGCGGAGCTGATGCTGCCCGCCGCCGAGGCGCCCGCCCCGACGCCCTGGACTGCGCCGGAGACGGGCGAACCGCCGCTGCGTCCGATCTACCTGTTCGATCCGCCGCAACCGATCGAATCGATGATGGCCGAGGTTCCCGACGGGCCGCCGCACCGTTTCCGCTGGCGCCGTACCGTCCACGACGTGGCGCATAGCGAAGGCCCGGAGCGGATCGCGGGCGAATGGTGGCGGCGGCAGGACATTCCGACGCGTGATTACTACCGCATCGAGGACCGCCGCGGCCGCCGCTTCTGGATCTTCCGCCACGGCTTGTATTCCGAGATGGAGGCGCCGCGCTGGTATCTCCACGGCGTCTTCGCGTGA
- a CDS encoding error-prone DNA polymerase, whose translation MTRFAELVAATNFSFLDGASDAGAMVGRAVELGLGGIGIADRNTVAGVVRVHQALKKARDGLLGMAMPPIDFRLVVGARLVFEDGTPDIVAYPSTRRGWGRLTRLLTVGNRRAEKGGCILGLGDLIAHHADMMLVVMPESSARGATPVSPLPDGDALPVSGERDLRTILKAVKRLGPDSIWLGVTMPRGGRDRRRLARLGRIADAAGVPVLATTDALYAYTDDRDLHDVVTCIRERTTIHKAGRLLAANGERHLKPEEEIARLFRDRPDAVAQSARLLSRIAFSLDDLKYEYPHEPIPAGWEAQDWLEHHVWQLALERYDYRVPEKMRALLHEEFALIREREYAYYFLTVHDIVRFARAQDPPILCQGRGSAANSVVCYLLGVTSVDPMKYDLLFSRFVSSERDEPPDIDVDFEHERREEVMQYIYRRYGRDRAAIAATVIHYRPKSTVREVGKALGLTEDVTQRLTSTVWGSFSSRFQEQRFAETGFDVDNPEIARLREMVDRLLEFPRHLSQHVGGFVLTQGRLDEMVPIHNGAMEERTFIEWDKDDIDALGLMKVDILALGMLTCIRKSFDLMRLHGLGDHLLDTIAVAEDDRVYDMLCKGDSIGVFQVESRAQINMLPRLRPRELYDLVVQVAIVRPGPIEGDMVHPYLRRRSGKEVAEYPSPDPKFGPADELKQLLRFTYGVPLFQEQAMKLAIVAAGFTPNEANQLRKSMATFRKVGGMDNFHAKLIGGMVGRGYKAEFAERCFKQIEGFGSYGFPESHALSFARLVYVSSWIKCFHPAVFCCALLNSQPMGFYAPAQLVRDAVEHGVTVLPVDVNASGWDSSLSSPVRGGGPREAGWRGASADVSLAGDPVTGGADGSTTLPGGASAAPPLHHPADGPPPRAGEDLRLGFRQVDGFRKDWADEIVRVRTTPFASIEDLARRANLPQRAMNLLADADAFRSVAKERREALWDVRRTPPKQLALFAAAEVPELGVEPDAHLPAMPLSEQVAADYQTTRLSLKAHPMQFLRERFAAEGILSSAQANATKDGRRAKVAGVVLVRQRPGKGNAIFVTIEDETGITNGLMWARDFEANRRAVMASRLMVLEGVIQRSEEGVTHLMTSRVQDRTEMLRLLSEDHALEPPLARVDEVIRPVLTRSPDARAHHPRATHPRDVRVLPKSRDFH comes from the coding sequence ATGACAAGGTTCGCCGAACTCGTCGCCGCGACCAATTTCTCGTTCCTCGACGGGGCGAGCGATGCGGGCGCCATGGTCGGGCGCGCGGTGGAACTGGGGCTTGGCGGTATCGGCATCGCCGATCGCAACACCGTTGCGGGGGTGGTCCGCGTGCACCAGGCCTTGAAGAAGGCTCGCGACGGCCTGCTCGGCATGGCGATGCCGCCGATCGATTTCCGACTGGTGGTCGGTGCGCGGCTGGTCTTCGAGGACGGCACGCCCGACATCGTCGCCTACCCTTCGACCCGACGCGGCTGGGGACGACTGACCCGGTTGCTGACGGTCGGCAACAGGCGCGCCGAGAAGGGCGGCTGCATCCTGGGGCTCGGCGACCTGATCGCGCATCATGCCGACATGATGCTGGTCGTCATGCCCGAAAGCAGCGCCCGCGGTGCGACGCCGGTGTCGCCGCTGCCCGATGGGGACGCCCTGCCTGTGAGCGGCGAGCGTGATCTGCGGACGATCCTCAAGGCGGTGAAGCGACTGGGGCCGGACTCGATCTGGCTGGGCGTGACGATGCCGCGGGGCGGTCGCGATCGGCGGCGGCTGGCGCGGTTGGGGCGGATCGCCGATGCGGCGGGCGTTCCCGTGCTCGCGACCACCGACGCGCTCTATGCCTATACCGACGACCGCGACCTGCACGATGTCGTCACCTGCATCCGCGAGCGCACGACGATCCACAAGGCCGGGCGCCTGCTGGCCGCGAACGGCGAGCGGCATCTGAAGCCCGAGGAGGAGATCGCCCGGCTGTTCCGCGATCGCCCCGATGCGGTGGCGCAGAGTGCGCGGTTGCTGTCGCGGATCGCGTTCTCGCTCGACGATCTCAAATACGAATATCCGCACGAACCCATTCCGGCAGGCTGGGAGGCGCAGGATTGGCTCGAGCATCATGTCTGGCAGCTCGCGCTGGAACGCTATGACTACCGCGTGCCGGAAAAGATGCGGGCGCTGCTCCACGAGGAATTCGCGCTGATCCGCGAGCGCGAATACGCCTATTACTTCCTGACCGTGCACGACATCGTCCGGTTCGCGCGGGCGCAGGATCCGCCGATCCTGTGCCAGGGGCGCGGGTCCGCCGCCAACTCGGTGGTGTGTTACCTGCTCGGCGTCACGTCGGTCGATCCGATGAAATACGACCTGCTCTTCTCAAGGTTCGTGTCGAGCGAGCGCGACGAGCCGCCGGATATCGATGTCGATTTCGAGCATGAGCGGCGCGAGGAGGTGATGCAGTATATCTATCGCCGCTATGGCCGCGACCGCGCCGCGATCGCCGCGACCGTCATCCATTATCGGCCCAAGAGCACGGTGCGCGAGGTCGGCAAGGCGCTCGGGCTGACCGAGGACGTGACGCAGCGTCTGACGAGCACGGTGTGGGGCAGTTTCTCGAGCCGGTTCCAGGAACAGCGCTTTGCCGAAACCGGCTTCGACGTCGACAATCCGGAGATCGCTCGGTTGCGCGAGATGGTCGACCGGCTGCTCGAATTTCCGCGGCATCTGTCGCAGCACGTCGGCGGGTTCGTGCTCACGCAGGGGCGGCTCGACGAGATGGTGCCGATCCATAACGGCGCGATGGAGGAGCGCACCTTCATCGAGTGGGACAAGGACGATATCGACGCTCTCGGGCTGATGAAGGTCGATATCCTCGCGCTCGGGATGCTGACGTGCATCCGCAAGAGCTTCGACCTGATGCGTCTTCACGGGCTCGGCGATCACCTGCTCGATACGATCGCAGTCGCCGAGGACGACCGGGTCTATGACATGCTGTGCAAGGGCGACAGTATCGGCGTGTTCCAGGTCGAGAGCCGGGCGCAGATCAACATGCTGCCGCGGTTGCGACCCCGCGAGCTGTACGATCTGGTTGTGCAGGTGGCGATCGTCCGGCCCGGGCCGATCGAGGGCGACATGGTGCATCCGTATCTGCGGCGACGCAGCGGCAAGGAGGTGGCCGAATATCCCTCGCCCGATCCGAAGTTCGGGCCGGCCGACGAACTGAAGCAACTGCTCCGATTCACCTATGGCGTGCCGTTGTTCCAGGAACAGGCGATGAAGCTGGCGATCGTCGCGGCGGGGTTCACGCCGAACGAGGCGAACCAGTTGCGCAAGTCGATGGCGACGTTCCGCAAGGTTGGCGGCATGGACAATTTCCACGCCAAGCTGATCGGCGGGATGGTCGGCCGTGGGTACAAGGCCGAGTTCGCGGAACGCTGTTTCAAGCAGATCGAGGGGTTTGGATCGTACGGGTTCCCCGAGAGCCATGCGCTGTCGTTCGCGCGGCTGGTGTATGTGTCGTCGTGGATCAAATGCTTCCATCCGGCGGTGTTCTGTTGCGCGTTGCTCAATTCGCAGCCGATGGGGTTTTATGCGCCGGCGCAACTGGTGCGCGATGCGGTCGAGCACGGGGTGACGGTGCTGCCGGTCGATGTGAATGCGAGTGGGTGGGATAGCAGCCTATCCTCCCCGGTACGGGGAGGGGGACCGCGCGAAGCGGGGTGGAGGGGGGCTTCCGCGGACGTATCGCTGGCGGGTGATCCTGTTACGGGCGGCGCGGATGGGAGCACCACCCTTCCAGGCGGAGCGTCTGCGGCGCCCCCCCTCCACCATCCTGCGGATGGTCCCCCTCCCCGTGCCGGGGAGGATTTGCGGCTTGGGTTTCGGCAGGTGGATGGGTTTCGGAAGGATTGGGCCGACGAGATCGTTCGCGTTCGGACCACGCCGTTCGCTAGTATCGAGGATCTGGCGCGGCGCGCGAACCTGCCCCAGCGGGCGATGAACCTGCTGGCCGATGCGGATGCGTTCCGGTCGGTCGCGAAGGAGCGGCGCGAGGCTTTGTGGGACGTGCGCCGGACACCGCCCAAGCAGCTTGCGTTGTTTGCGGCGGCAGAGGTGCCCGAGCTTGGCGTGGAGCCTGACGCGCATCTGCCGGCGATGCCGCTGTCCGAGCAGGTCGCGGCGGATTACCAGACGACGCGGCTGTCGTTGAAGGCGCATCCTATGCAGTTCCTCCGCGAACGCTTTGCCGCCGAAGGAATCCTTTCGAGTGCGCAGGCCAATGCGACCAAGGACGGGCGCCGCGCAAAGGTGGCTGGCGTCGTCCTGGTTCGCCAACGGCCGGGCAAGGGCAATGCGATCTTCGTGACGATCGAGGACGAGACCGGGATCACCAACGGGCTGATGTGGGCGCGCGATTTCGAGGCGAACCGCCGCGCGGTGATGGCATCGCGGCTGATGGTGCTGGAAGGCGTGATCCAGCGTAGCGAAGAAGGCGTGACGCACCTGATGACCTCGCGGGTTCAGGATCGCACCGAGATGTTGCGGCTGTTGTCGGAGGATCACGCGCTGGAGCCGCCGCTCGCGCGGGTGGACGAGGTGATCCGGCCGGTCCTCACGCGGAGTCCCGATGCTCGGGCGCATCATCCGCGGGCGACGCATCCTCGCGATGTGCGGGTACTTCCCAAGTCGCGCGACTTTCATTGA
- a CDS encoding tetratricopeptide repeat protein, with protein sequence MSPAEKDAVEAFRRDVVEPSMTKLVIIDFWAEWCGPCKALTPTLEKVAADYADKGVVLAKVDTDKNQFIAAQFQIKSIPTVYAMFQGQLVADMTSARTESQLRVILDQLLKQLPIEAGATDAVPDVEPLIAIGEEALAANDGERALGIFREIAEIAPEHPQVHAGFVRALVATGQLDEASDWLTNLDPAIAKDPAIARAQAALALAQSAPPVEDLSPLLAAVEANPDDLQARFALANGQMAANDRDAAADTFLGIIATERDWNEGAARTQLLKLFEVVGLEDPWVSGQRRRLSAILFG encoded by the coding sequence ATGTCCCCCGCGGAGAAGGACGCCGTCGAGGCGTTCCGTCGCGATGTCGTCGAACCGTCGATGACGAAGCTCGTGATCATCGATTTCTGGGCGGAATGGTGCGGGCCCTGCAAGGCGCTGACGCCGACGCTGGAGAAGGTCGCCGCGGATTATGCCGACAAGGGCGTCGTGCTGGCCAAGGTCGATACCGACAAGAACCAGTTCATCGCCGCGCAATTCCAGATCAAGTCGATCCCGACCGTCTATGCGATGTTCCAGGGTCAGCTGGTCGCCGACATGACCAGTGCGCGCACCGAATCGCAGTTGCGCGTGATCCTCGACCAGTTGCTTAAGCAGCTGCCGATCGAAGCGGGCGCTACGGACGCGGTGCCCGACGTCGAGCCGTTGATCGCGATCGGTGAAGAGGCGCTCGCGGCCAATGACGGCGAGCGCGCACTCGGCATCTTCCGCGAGATCGCCGAGATCGCGCCCGAGCATCCGCAGGTTCATGCCGGCTTCGTTCGCGCATTGGTCGCGACCGGGCAGCTCGACGAGGCCTCGGACTGGTTGACGAACCTCGATCCGGCGATCGCCAAGGACCCGGCGATCGCCCGCGCACAGGCGGCGCTCGCACTCGCGCAGTCGGCCCCTCCGGTCGAGGATCTGTCGCCGCTGCTGGCTGCGGTCGAGGCGAACCCCGACGACTTGCAGGCCCGGTTCGCGCTCGCCAACGGGCAGATGGCGGCGAACGACCGCGATGCGGCGGCGGACACGTTCCTCGGCATCATCGCCACCGAGCGCGACTGGAACGAGGGCGCGGCGCGGACGCAGTTGTTGAAATTGTTCGAGGTCGTCGGTCTCGAAGACCCGTGGGTGTCTGGACAGCGACGCCGCCTGTCTGCGATCCTGTTCGGATGA
- a CDS encoding LON peptidase substrate-binding domain-containing protein, whose translation MTTESAPPRATTRLSIFPLPGALLFPGMHLPLHMFEPRYRAMISDAMARDRRIGMIQPRGGPHDDADALYDIGCVGKIAEVEALDDGRYNVVLEGIALFRIVRELDVTTAFRQVEAELLPLIEDDALSLGRRSSLELESRRFADMQGYAVDWDAVGRLDDESLVNGIAQIAPFDAAAKQALLEAPDIEQRAELIIQLMQFFGRHDGDESVTLQ comes from the coding sequence ATGACCACCGAGTCCGCTCCTCCGCGCGCCACCACGCGACTGTCGATCTTCCCGCTGCCGGGGGCGCTGCTGTTCCCCGGCATGCACCTGCCGCTGCACATGTTCGAGCCGCGCTATCGGGCGATGATCAGCGATGCGATGGCGCGCGACCGGCGGATCGGGATGATCCAGCCGCGGGGCGGACCGCATGACGATGCGGACGCGTTGTACGACATCGGCTGCGTCGGCAAGATCGCCGAGGTCGAGGCGCTCGACGACGGGCGCTATAACGTCGTGCTTGAGGGCATCGCGCTGTTCCGGATCGTCCGCGAGTTGGACGTTACGACTGCGTTTCGCCAGGTCGAGGCGGAGTTGCTGCCGTTGATCGAGGACGACGCGCTGTCGCTTGGCCGGCGCTCGTCGCTGGAACTGGAGTCGCGTCGGTTCGCCGACATGCAGGGCTATGCGGTCGATTGGGACGCGGTCGGCCGGCTCGACGACGAGAGCCTGGTCAACGGCATCGCGCAGATCGCGCCGTTCGATGCGGCCGCCAAGCAGGCGCTGCTCGAAGCGCCGGACATCGAGCAGCGCGCCGAACTGATCATCCAGCTGATGCAGTTCTTCGGCCGCCACGACGGCGACGAATCGGTGACGTTGCAGTGA
- a CDS encoding Trm112 family protein: MKPLDPWLLERLVCPMTRTPLRYDEPAQELISDAAGLAYPIRDGVPVMLIEEARRLDETAA, from the coding sequence ATGAAACCGCTGGATCCTTGGCTGCTCGAACGCCTCGTCTGCCCGATGACGCGCACGCCGCTCCGCTATGACGAGCCCGCGCAGGAACTGATTTCGGACGCGGCCGGGCTCGCTTACCCGATCCGCGATGGCGTGCCCGTAATGCTGATCGAAGAGGCGCGCCGGCTCGACGAGACCGCCGCCTGA
- a CDS encoding alpha-hydroxy-acid oxidizing protein yields MPHYGDYQNEIYFAGLAGVVPKLPVDFASLEARAAAALPPSVLGYLQGGCGDEFTQRQNADAFRHWGMTPRMMVDATRRDLSIDLFGMTLPSPIFMSPVGINGLCTQDGHGDLAAARAAATTGVPLIQSTLSNDPLEDVAAAMGDVPGFFQLYTPKDKPLAESLVHRAEAAGYKAIVVTLDTWVTGWRPRDLNVANFPQLRGHVLENYFSDPVFRAMLAKPPREDLPAAVRQWAGTFGKVLTWDDMPWLRSMTRLPIVLKGICHPDDARRAIDLGADAIYCSNHGGRQANGGIAAIDMLPAMVASSGAVPVLFDSGIRSGSDVVKALALGATAVGIGRPYTYGLALDGANGAAHVLKCILAEADLLMAVNGYPTLAAVREAGATRTGR; encoded by the coding sequence ATGCCGCATTACGGCGATTACCAGAACGAGATCTATTTCGCCGGCCTCGCCGGTGTCGTCCCGAAGTTGCCGGTCGATTTCGCATCGCTGGAGGCTCGGGCGGCAGCGGCCTTGCCACCGTCGGTGCTCGGCTACCTGCAGGGTGGATGCGGCGACGAGTTCACGCAGCGCCAGAATGCAGATGCGTTCCGGCACTGGGGTATGACCCCGCGGATGATGGTCGATGCCACGCGTCGCGACCTGTCGATCGACCTGTTCGGGATGACGCTGCCCAGCCCGATCTTCATGAGCCCGGTCGGGATCAACGGGCTGTGCACGCAGGACGGCCACGGCGATCTCGCCGCCGCGCGGGCGGCCGCGACGACTGGCGTCCCGCTGATCCAGTCGACGCTGTCGAACGATCCGCTCGAGGACGTCGCCGCGGCGATGGGCGACGTGCCCGGCTTCTTCCAGCTCTACACGCCCAAGGACAAGCCGCTGGCCGAGAGCCTCGTCCACCGTGCCGAGGCGGCGGGATACAAGGCGATCGTCGTCACGCTCGACACCTGGGTGACCGGCTGGCGCCCGCGCGACCTGAACGTCGCGAACTTTCCGCAACTGCGCGGCCATGTGCTGGAGAATTACTTCAGCGACCCGGTCTTCCGCGCGATGCTTGCCAAGCCCCCGCGCGAGGATTTGCCCGCGGCGGTGCGGCAATGGGCCGGGACGTTCGGCAAGGTGCTGACGTGGGACGACATGCCGTGGCTGCGATCGATGACGCGCTTGCCGATCGTCCTGAAGGGGATCTGCCATCCCGACGACGCGCGGCGCGCGATCGATCTGGGGGCGGACGCGATCTACTGCTCGAACCATGGCGGTCGCCAGGCGAATGGCGGGATCGCCGCGATCGACATGCTGCCCGCGATGGTCGCGTCGAGCGGGGCGGTGCCCGTGCTGTTCGATTCGGGCATCCGGTCGGGGAGCGACGTCGTCAAGGCACTCGCACTCGGCGCCACCGCGGTCGGGATCGGTCGGCCCTACACGTACGGCTTGGCGCTCGATGGTGCGAACGGTGCGGCGCATGTGCTGAAATGCATCCTCGCCGAAGCCGACCTGCTGATGGCGGTGAACGGCTACCCGACGCTTGCTGCCGTCCGAGAGGCCGGCGCGACGCGGACGGGCCGCTAA
- a CDS encoding class II aldolase/adducin family protein, whose amino-acid sequence MATALKAMEPAAATTTIKDQVSAEEWALRVDLAAAYRLVALYGWDDLIFTHLSARVPGPEHHFLINPYTHMFEEITASSLVKIDVDGNKVMDTPAPVNRAGFVIHSAVHAARHDAVAVLHLHTPHGQAVSAMAEGLLPHTQTAMIAGHDVAYHDFEGIATELEERERLVQDLGTKNAMILRNHGTLTVGESVPQAFLRMYFLERACEAQVLMLSAGRENLNNPNQGVAEKVEGQSSSTGMRMLADGLAWPALLRKLDRVNPGYRD is encoded by the coding sequence ATGGCAACGGCATTGAAGGCGATGGAACCGGCGGCAGCGACGACGACGATCAAGGACCAGGTATCGGCCGAGGAATGGGCGCTGCGCGTCGATCTCGCCGCCGCATACCGACTGGTCGCGCTGTACGGCTGGGACGATCTGATCTTCACGCATCTGTCCGCGCGCGTCCCCGGCCCCGAGCATCATTTCCTGATCAACCCGTACACGCACATGTTCGAGGAGATCACCGCATCGTCGCTGGTCAAGATCGACGTCGACGGCAACAAGGTCATGGACACCCCCGCCCCGGTCAACCGCGCGGGCTTCGTGATCCACTCGGCGGTCCACGCCGCGCGCCACGATGCGGTGGCGGTGCTGCATCTCCACACGCCGCACGGCCAGGCGGTGTCGGCGATGGCCGAGGGGCTGCTCCCGCATACGCAGACGGCGATGATCGCCGGGCACGACGTCGCCTATCACGACTTCGAGGGCATCGCGACCGAACTGGAGGAGCGCGAGCGGCTGGTGCAGGATCTCGGCACGAAGAACGCGATGATCCTGCGCAACCACGGCACGCTGACCGTCGGTGAATCGGTGCCGCAGGCGTTCCTGCGGATGTATTTCCTCGAACGCGCCTGCGAGGCACAGGTCCTGATGCTGAGCGCGGGTCGCGAGAATTTGAACAATCCGAACCAGGGCGTCGCCGAGAAGGTCGAGGGCCAATCGAGTTCGACGGGCATGCGCATGCTCGCCGACGGGCTGGCCTGGCCGGCGTTGCTACGCAAGCTCGACCGCGTCAATCCGGGCTATCGGGACTGA